A segment of the Georgenia sp. M64 genome:
CGACATCACCACCCGGCCGAGCACGTGCAGGCTCTGGACGGAGCCGTAGCCCGTCAGGCCGATGGTGCGCGGGCGCCAGCCCTTGCTCCGGAGGTACCGGACGGAGCTCCGGTTGACGGCGTCGTCGATCGTGCCGGCGATGCGGGAGAGGCCCATGGCACCCCAACGTAGACGGACCGCGCCGCCCGGGCATGCCGAAGCGCGACGCGGTCCGTCCGGGCGGTGCTGCCCGCGGTCCGGAGCTGTCAGACCGGGTCGTTGGGGCCTCGCACGCGGCGGTCGTCGTGCCGCTCGACGTACTCGGTGTGCCGGGTGTTGGTGCGCTGCTGGTGCATGATCAGCGACGCGATCAGCCAGATCACACCGGCGACCATGAGGATGTAGCCCACCATCGTCAGGTCCACGCCGGAGATCATGTCCGCGATCGCGAAGGACAGGATCGCGCCGAGCGCGATGAGGAAGATGCTGCCTCCGATGCCCATGCGTCGTTCCTTTCGTCTGGACCCGACGGCGCGGGTCGTCCGGACCCGACGGCGCGGGTCGATACCCCCAGTGTTGCCCTCCCGGCCGGTCCCCGCACCCGGAGCGCTCCCTCGGTGACGACGCCCCCCACCCGGAGCGACCTGCACGCTTACAGCCCTGGCACCCCCGCGGCGCGCCCCGCCGTCCGGGCGAGGTGGTCCAGGTGCGACTCCCGCGCGTCGACGACGCGGTGGTAGTGGCCGAAGAGCTCGAAGCTCACGGCACCGAGGAGCACCGTCCAGGCGTCGACGACCGCGACGACGGCGCGCGGGTCGAGCCCCGCGAGCGGGTCGGCGTCCGGCATCGTCGCGGCGATCTCGGCCACCCTGGCCGCGGCGTCCGCCGCCAGGTCCGGCGGCAGGTCGGGTCCGTCCGCGGGCACCAGGCCGGGGCCGAGGGCGGCGTCGACGACGACGCCGGCCAGCAGCAGGGCCACCCGCCCGGCCGGCACGGCGGTGTCGGCCGGGGCGACGTAGCCCGGCACCGGCGAGCCGTAGATGAGCGCGTACTCGTGCGGGTGCGCCAGCGCCCAGCCGCGCACCGCGCGGAAGACCGCCAGCCACCGGCCCGCGAGGTCCTCGCGCACACACCCGGCCTCGGCGGCCTCGGCCGCGGCGCCGAGCCCCTCGTAGGCGTCGATGATGAGCGCGGTGAGGAGAGCGTCGCGGCTGGGGAAGTACCGGTAGACGGCGGACGGGGCCATCCCGAGCTCGCGGGTGACGGCCCGGACCGACAGCGACGACGCCCCGGTCTCGGCGAGCTGGCGGCGTGCGACGTCCGTGATCTCACGGGTGAGCTCGGCGCGGACGCGCTCGCGGGCGGTGGTCGGCACCGGTCCATCCTGCCACGGTCTTGTGAGCGGTGACCACTTCTGTGAACAGTGCTCTTGACGTGCGTCCGCTCCTAGAGCACAGTGTTCTCCAACAAGAACAGTGTTCTCACTCACGGAGGTCCTGCCATGCCGCTCCACGTCGTCGTCGGGGCCGGGCCCGTCGGCTCCACCCTCGCCGTCCTGCTGGCGGAGGAGGGGAACGAGGTCCGGCTCGTCACCCGTTCCGGGAGGGGGCCCGAGCGTCACGGGATCACCCGGGTGGCGGCCGACGCCGCCGTCCCCGGGGTCCTCGCCCGGGAGGCCGCCGGGGCCGTCGCGATCCACAACTGCGCGAACCCGCCGAGCTACGAGCACTGGGCGGCGCAGTGGCCCCCGCTGGCGGCCGCCCTCCTGGCCGCGGCGGAGGAGTCGGGCGCGGTGCTGGTGACCATGTCCAACCTCTACGGCTACGGCCCGGTGACCGGACCGATGACTCCCGACCTGCCGCTCGCCGCCACGGGGGAGAAGGGCAGGCTGCGGGCCGGGATGTGGCGCGACGCGCTCGCCGCGCACGAGGCCGGACGGGTCCGCGCGGTGGAGGTCCGTGCCGCGGACTACGTCGGTCCCGGCGTCGGGCCGGCCAACGGCCTCCTCGCCCGCTACGCCCGGTCGGTCCTCGCGGGCCACCTGGGTCTTCGGGGACCCCGACGCCCCGCACAGCTTCACCGACGTGCGCGACGTCGCCCGAACCCTCGCCGCGGTCGCCACGGACGAGCGGGCCTGGGGCCGGGCGTGGCACGCGCCCACGAACCCGGCGGTCCCGGTGCGGACCCTGCTGGAGGACGTCGCCCGGCGCGCCGGCGTCCGCGCACCCCGGATCCGCCGGGTCCCGCGCGCGGCCCTGCGCCCGGCCTACCCGTTCGTCCCGGTGCTGCGCGAGCTCGACGAGGTGCTGCACCAGTTCGAGCGTCCGTTCGTCCTCGACTCCTCCGCCACGACCGCGAGCCTCGGGCTGACGCCCACCCCGTGGGAGGACGTCGTCGCCGACAGCGTCGGGTCCTGGCGTGCTGCGATGCTGGTGCCATGACCGCGACGCGCCGCATCCCGCCCGGCCCCGGCGAGGAGTCCGTCTGGGACTACCCCCGCCCACCGCGCGTGGAGGCGACGTCCGCCCTGGTCGAGGTCGTCCTCGGCGGGGAGGTGCTCGCCCGGACCACCTCGGCGCTGCGGGTGCTCGAGACCAGCCACCCGCCCACGTACTACCTCCCCGTTGCCGACTTCGCCGCCGGCGCCCTCGTCCCCGCGGAGGGCTCCTCGGTGTGCGAGTGGAAGGGACGGGCGGCGTACCTCGACGTCCGGGGCGGCGGGCGGGTCGCGGCGCGCGCCGCATGGCACTACCCCGACCCGACGCCGGCGTTCGCGGTGCTGCGCGAGCACGTCGCGCTCTACCCCGGTGCCATGGACGAGTGCCGCGTCGACGGCGAGGTCGTCCGCCCGCAGCCGGGCGGCTTCTACGGCGGCTGGATCACCTCGGGCGTCGTCGGCCCGTTCAAGGGTGAGCCCGGCACCTGGGGCTGGTGAGCCGCTCCCGTCCGGGGCGCGCTTTCGGCGCGGCGGGAGGGCCCCGGACGGCGGCCCGGCTACAGGACCTTGGACAGGAACGCCTGGGTGCGCTCGTGGCGGGGGTTGGCCAGGACCTCGGTGGGGTCGCCCTCCTCGACGATCGCGCCGTCGTCCATGAAGATCAGGCGGCTGCCCACCTCGCGGGCGAACCCCATCTCGTGCGTGACGACCATCATCGTCATGCCCTCGCGGGCCAGGCCGCGCATGACCTCGAGGACCTCGCCGACCAGCTCCGGGTCGAGCGCGGAGGTGGGCTCGTCGAAGAGCATCATGTCGGGGTTCATCGACAGCGACCGGGCGATGGCGACCCGCTGCTGCTGCCCGCCCGACAGGTGGGCGGGGTGGGTGTCGGCGCGGTCGGCCAGGCCCACCCGCTCGAGCATCTCCCGGGCGACGCGGTCGGCCTCGGCCCTGCTGCGGCGCAGGACCTTCTCCTGGGCGATGGTGAGGTTGCGCAGGACGGTCATGTGGGGGAAGAGGTTGAACTGCTGGAAGACCATCCCGATCCGGGTGCGGACCTCGTCGACGTCGACCTCGGGATCGAGCAGGTCGACCCCCTCGATGCGGATGGACCCGCTGGTGGGCTCCTCGAGGAGGTTGACCGTGCGCAGCAGGGTGGACTTCCCGGACCCGGACGGTCCGACGACGCACACCACCTCACCGGTCTCGATCGTGAGGTCGATGCCCTTGAGGACCTCGTGGTCGCCGAAGCTCTTGTGCAGGTCCCGGATCTCGATCGCCGGGACGTCGGTGGTCGGGCTCATCGGGTCTTCGCCAGCTTCCTCTCGAGCACCGCGACCAGCCGGGTGAGCGGGATCGTGATGAGCAGGTAGAGCATCGCGGCCATCACCAGGGTGGTGCCGTTGGAGTTCACCGAGAGGCCGTCGCGTGCGAAGGTCGTCAGCTCCTTGGTGAAGACGGTCGAGCCGGCGATGAACAGCAGGGACGTGTCCTTGAGCAGGAGCACGAACTCGTTGGTCATCGGCGGGATGATGATCCGGAAGCCCTGGGGCAGGATCACCGAGAGCATCGTCCGGGCGGGCGACATGCCGAGGGACCGTGCGGCCTCGGCCTGGCCCTTCGGCACCGCCTCGATGCCCGCGCGGATCACCTCGGCCATGTACGCCGACGCCACGAGGATCAGGCCCACGAGGCCGGCGCCGACCTGGCCCCCCGGGACCTGCACGCCGAGCGCGATGGGGATGACGTACGCCATCGCGAAGATCGTCAGCAGGGCGGGCAGGCCGCGGAACAGCTCGATGTACGCCGTCGCGAACCAGCGGTAGGGCGGGACGGAGGAGAGCTTCATCAGCGCCATGACGACGCCGAGCACCACCCCGCCGAGGAACGAGACCACCGTGAAGACGATGGTGTTCTTCAGCGCGATGGTGATGATCTGGGGGAACTGCTCCCGGGCGATGTCCAGGCGCAGGAACTGGTTCTGCACGCGCGCCCAGTCGGTGGCGAGCACGACCGCCACGACGACGGCGAGGAACACCACGTACATCGCGCCGCGGGTGAGGCGGCGCCGGGTCGTCCTGCGCATGGCCACGGCTACGACGCGTCGGTGGCGAAGTAGGAGTCGTAGATCTCCTGGTAGGTGCCGTCCTCGCGGAGGCCGGCGAGGGACTCGTTGATCGCGTCGAGGAGCTCGGGGTTGCCGTCCTTGCTCAGCGCGAAGCCGTAGCTCTCGTCGGTGGCGTACTCCTCGACGATGACGAAGCCCTCGTCGGCCTGGGTGTGGACGACGTTGACGGGGAGGTCCTGGAGGATCGCGTCGATCTGGCCGGCCTGCAGCGCGGGCCACAGCTCGCCGTCGGAGGGGTACTCGACGATCTCGGTGCCCTCGGGGGCGTTCTCCTCGGTGTAGCTCTTCCCGGTGGTGCCCTGCTGGACGCCCACGGTCTTGCCCTCGAGGTCCTCGATCGACTCGATGCCCGAGTCCGCGGGGACGAGGAGGGACTGCAGGGAGTCGTAGTACGGCTCGGCGAAGTCGAGGTTCGCCTGCCGCTCCTCGGTGATCGTGATGGCCGAGGCGCCGAGGTCGCACTGCCCGGCGGCGAGGACCGTGCCGGACTGCAGGGCGTCGAAGCTGACGTCCTCGACGGCGAGCTCGAGGCCGAGGTCGTCGGCGACGGCCTGGAGGAGGTCGATGTCGAAGC
Coding sequences within it:
- a CDS encoding DUF6458 family protein, coding for MGIGGSIFLIALGAILSFAIADMISGVDLTMVGYILMVAGVIWLIASLIMHQQRTNTRHTEYVERHDDRRVRGPNDPV
- a CDS encoding amino acid ABC transporter permease is translated as MRRTTRRRLTRGAMYVVFLAVVVAVVLATDWARVQNQFLRLDIAREQFPQIITIALKNTIVFTVVSFLGGVVLGVVMALMKLSSVPPYRWFATAYIELFRGLPALLTIFAMAYVIPIALGVQVPGGQVGAGLVGLILVASAYMAEVIRAGIEAVPKGQAEAARSLGMSPARTMLSVILPQGFRIIIPPMTNEFVLLLKDTSLLFIAGSTVFTKELTTFARDGLSVNSNGTTLVMAAMLYLLITIPLTRLVAVLERKLAKTR
- a CDS encoding TetR/AcrR family transcriptional regulator, whose amino-acid sequence is MPTTARERVRAELTREITDVARRQLAETGASSLSVRAVTRELGMAPSAVYRYFPSRDALLTALIIDAYEGLGAAAEAAEAGCVREDLAGRWLAVFRAVRGWALAHPHEYALIYGSPVPGYVAPADTAVPAGRVALLLAGVVVDAALGPGLVPADGPDLPPDLAADAAARVAEIAATMPDADPLAGLDPRAVVAVVDAWTVLLGAVSFELFGHYHRVVDARESHLDHLARTAGRAAGVPGL
- a CDS encoding DUF427 domain-containing protein; this encodes MTATRRIPPGPGEESVWDYPRPPRVEATSALVEVVLGGEVLARTTSALRVLETSHPPTYYLPVADFAAGALVPAEGSSVCEWKGRAAYLDVRGGGRVAARAAWHYPDPTPAFAVLREHVALYPGAMDECRVDGEVVRPQPGGFYGGWITSGVVGPFKGEPGTWGW
- a CDS encoding amino acid ABC transporter ATP-binding protein, producing MSPTTDVPAIEIRDLHKSFGDHEVLKGIDLTIETGEVVCVVGPSGSGKSTLLRTVNLLEEPTSGSIRIEGVDLLDPEVDVDEVRTRIGMVFQQFNLFPHMTVLRNLTIAQEKVLRRSRAEADRVAREMLERVGLADRADTHPAHLSGGQQQRVAIARSLSMNPDMMLFDEPTSALDPELVGEVLEVMRGLAREGMTMMVVTHEMGFAREVGSRLIFMDDGAIVEEGDPTEVLANPRHERTQAFLSKVL
- a CDS encoding transporter substrate-binding domain-containing protein, which gives rise to MSARQLRTGLTVLAAATLLAACGGGEADTPAAEGEAGGFDLVSDGTLTACSDVPYPPFEVEDTSAPSGYSGFDIDLLQAVADDLGLELAVEDVSFDALQSGTVLAAGQCDLGASAITITEERQANLDFAEPYYDSLQSLLVPADSGIESIEDLEGKTVGVQQGTTGKSYTEENAPEGTEIVEYPSDGELWPALQAGQIDAILQDLPVNVVHTQADEGFVIVEEYATDESYGFALSKDGNPELLDAINESLAGLREDGTYQEIYDSYFATDAS